Part of the Triticum urartu cultivar G1812 chromosome 2, Tu2.1, whole genome shotgun sequence genome, AGGCAAGTCTAGCACAACAAGGCCTGCTTTGGGCCGCGGCCAGACGGCAAGGCCTGCTGCTTTCGCAAGTCCTATCCTGGGCCGCGCGAACAAAGAAAGTCCGACGGCACCGGCGCGACCGATCGGGTGCATCATGGGTAATCATCACACCCCGTAAAACTAGGGATCTTACTGTTACATATTTGGTTGGGATTCCCCCGATTTCCCGGGCGAGTTCATCACATGCGTCAGCCCTTCTTCTCTCTCGACGACCAGCGTATCGACGAGTGCGATGGGGACGGGCTGCCCTGGCCCGACGACGCCGTCGACGAGGCCCTCATCTCCTCCCTGCCCGTCTTGGACGACAGGTTCCTAGAGGCCCTCGGAGTCGACTGCTCGCCGCCGGCGCCCATGGACGTGGACGTGCACCTGCGGCTCACCCAGAGCCCGGCCGCCGGCCGGAAGACCAACTCCGGCGGTGCGTTCCCGCTCTGGGACGTGCCCACCAAACCGCGCCGCCAGCCGGCCGCCGCGCGCAAGCGGCCCTGGTCCCACCCGTCCATGTCTTTCGGAGTCCCGGCCGTTCACGAGGCGCCGCCCGCCCACGGCGGACACGGTGTCAGCGCGGACAACGCCGGGGTGTTCAGTTACGGCGGCGACATCAAACCCAGCAAGTTGATTTACGGCGGCAGCGACATCAAACCCGGCAAGTTGAGTTTGAGTTACAGCAGCGACGGCGGCAGCAAGGTCGACGACATGGGTGGCGGCCGCCGGCGGTCGTCGGGGCGGAAGCGGGAGCAGGCGGCGGAGGGCCAGGAATGCGGGCACTGCCACACGACGGAGACGCCGCAGTGGCGGAACGGGCCGGACGGGCCGGCCACGCTGTGCAACGCGTGCGGCATCCGGTACAGGATGGGCAGGGACAAGCTGGTGCCGGAGTACCGGCCGTCGACGAGCCCCTTCTTCCGCAGCGGCGAGCACTCCAACCGCAACAGCAAGGTGCAGAAGCTCAGGGAGAAGAAGGTGAAGGCCCTCAAGCTctacggcgatggcggcggcTCCGGTGCACCTGGTGGCGCCATGACGACGGCGAAGGTCGCCGGCAATGTAGATACTAGTTCAGTTCTTTAGGATGCCCGTCAGGTCTCTTTGCGGATTTTTTAGCATGTTTAATTCAATTTGTTAAAATCAGTAGGTCCAAGAGGATGGGTCACCTTGTTCATGTAAATACTTTGTAGGTGATGTTAGACCAAATGATTAGACCATGAGTGAACTACTCGTCAGGTTTAGCAGCTTTGTTTTGGTTTATTAGCTCGATTGGGCATGAAATTGTTTATGTTAGACCAGATGAAATCGAGTTGCAATGGGAAAATCTCTCAattagatgtccaaaaggaatcATTTACCTACAAGTTATCACCTAAAATATGCTAACAAGCAAGATGCTAACAACCGAAAGATGCTAATACAGGAACACTCGTCTAAGCTCCTGCAATATATCTCAAACACTACACAGAAAAGGCAGCAGGAAGCATCAGGCAACAACTGCGGCTACCACCAAACCAAGCATCAAACCACAGAGCAACCAGCGGCAACAACCCAAGCATAAACACTGAGATATAAGATGGTTCTATATTATGTACCAAAGATGGCAGGCCGGAAGTTTCCAAGCCACCACGACTCTGCAGCAGAACTACAGCCAAGATCCAAGTCAACGGTACCGACGCGACATGTTTTTTCTTCATTCATGGACACTGGACGTCTAATGTTTCGACAGCAAAAGAAAACCTAATTACGCAAGATAGCGGTAGAGCTTCCTATCTACCTTGTCCCTCTCCAGGAACTCGCGCTCGATCAGGGACTCGATCCTCTTCTTGATCACCACCGGGTTCGGCAGGAAGCGCGCCTGGAGCTGCTTCGTCACCTCCGTCACTATGCTGTTGTGGTCCAGGACCCTCCTGGACTTCATGATCCTCACGATGGCCGCCTCGATCTGGGGCTTCCGGTCCTCCTCGACCCTGTGGCGGGTCTCCTGCTTCTCTGGCTCTGACTCCTTCTGCGCAACGACCGTGCCAATCTTCACCTTCACCAACTTGCTGCTGAACTTGTCGTTGAAGTGGAAAGCGTCGCTGTCGGATATGTCCTTGCTCATGGGCTCCTTCCGCAGCACGTTCTTGCCCTTCACACAGGCAAGAGACTGGAGGCAGCGCTTCAGATCAACAGGTGGTATGGCTGTGTTCTGCTCAATTTCCTTGTAGGTCAAAGTATCTGTTGAGTTGAATAGCATCAGGACACACATCTGGTAAGTCGAGACATTCAGCTCATGCTTGCGGTCTCCAAATGCTGCCTTGATGTCTGCATTCCCCATATTTGTCTGCCATGTCAGTCTCCTGCCATTGTGCGTGCCCAGGTAGTGTGCCCGGAACTGCTCAGAAACACCAAGGATCTCAGGTGGAAGATTGCAGGTAGCGCATGGCTGTGTTGGCCAAGATCCAGTGGTGAGTATCTGGACAGATATTGTTGGGCCGTCACTGTCACCAGCGAGATTGGCATAGAAACTTTGCATTGTATCCTGAGACGTCTTCAAATCAGTGAACATGCTCTCCAGCTTTGACGTAAACTGGTAGCCACATTCTGTCTTCAGCTTCACAAGCATGTTCCTCTCAGCTTCATCAGAACTAGTTTTCCCAGATAGAAGGCGTTTTGCCAAGTGCTGCTTGTAATACTTCTCAAAAACATCTTTCTCCTGCAAGTACCTGAACAGCATCATAACCTTGTCCAGAACTGTCTCAATATCCTCTTCATTGGCAGCACCTTTCACACCTTTCCGAAGCTTGTCATCAACATACAATGATATGAACTCAGGGGAGCGATTGTTTAAGTTGATGAAATGCTCAAATGAGGCATTTAAAGCATTCTGGAAAGTCTTGTCATTGCTGAATGAAACACTGACAATCTCATCATACTTGTCCTTCTCATTTAGAAGACGCTGGACGAAATCAACAGGATCCCTTAATCTCTCTGGGTCAGTCACCAAAATCTTTCCAGTCTCCTTAACATGAGAAGCCATGAGAGATCTAATGGTTGAATGCCCATCAGGGACACGTTTAAACAAGTCATACATCCTGGTCAGGTCTTCATGCTTGTCATTAATGAGCATATTCACAAGACCAGAATTCTCCATAAGAAACAACCTCTGCATGTGATTCGAGAGCATCTCTTTGTCCACAACATTAGCTATTTTGTCTGCAGTTTTGGCGTCCATATACAGCGAAACACGTTCCGATTCCTCAGCAAGCCGCTTCTCAGCATTCTTCAGGTACTCACCACAGTCGCAACGCTCGATGCACTGCTGCGACTCACCACTATAGAAACTTGCAGACACCTCAAGGAATGGCCTCTCAAAGTCATCCTGGTAGACAGACGACCCCAGTTCCATCAGCATCTTGGTCGTGTTCCTCATCAAACCTCTGTTTATCATCTCACCCATCCTCTCTCTATGAATGAGTTCCAGAAGTGTGTCGACCAATCTCCCATGAATTTTGGGGGAGCGGACAACAATATCTCTCCACAGTTCTAGACCATGCTCAAAGACAGGTGTCTTTTTGCTAGATGGAATAAATGTTCTATCCATATACATCAGTATATCTCTGATCATCTGTAAAGCCTTGATATGATCAGCCCACCTTCTCTGTAGCTCCTCCAAGAACAAACCACCTTGGGCAGCCTCTACTAATTTGCCCATTTCTCTAAGGTGTCCTTTCAAGTTCTCTGCCAATTTATCGTATAGCCTCCCACCATGCTTGTGAAGAACCATGTTATATGCGGTCCTGGCCAACACAAAAGGGAGTATTACATCATGAAATTTAAATAACAATATCTGCACAAACCAATAGCAACATGACAGAACAGTAATATATGGCCTAAAAATAATATTCAGATAATAAAGCAAGTCATTCCTCAGCATACCTCAAAACAGCACAGCCACCACACATAAGCTCTAAAACACAAACACAGACTAGTCTGCACTATACTTATGGCATCTTTAGTCAATAAGCACACTAAGAAATCCCAAAACCAACTCCCAAAATAAAGGCAGGAAAACACACATGCCAGCCACAATTTCTAAAACATTATATAAAGACAATTTTACAGGAAAAAAATTCATACAGTTTGTTATGCAGAAAAGTGTGAAAAGTATTTCTTTGAAATAATCTTCAGTGAACTAAATAAAAGCAGACAAGTCCTATATATGATTTAAATTCCGAGCTATCCAGTCTTCAAAAAAAAAATGCATCAAACAGGTCATTTATACTCTGCAATCTCATATGTCATATCTCTATCTATTCCATCTTAGTTAAAGAAGACCTTGCAAATGTACAAaggaaaaataatgattcttTCATAACATAAGCAAAGCCGTATGTACAAGGATGACAAAGCTAATGTAAAAAAAACTTGGGGTCTACTACCACTATCCAAAAAAGCTGGGCTTTCCTGAGACTAACTAAACAACCAGGATTTCCTAAATTCAGAAGGACCACATACACATGACTGCTATTATGGGCTAAATTCTTTATTGTATTTCATGATTCAGAAAAACAGTAGGTCCCAGAAGGGGAATGTGTTTCAGTGTTTGTATCATGATAACTTTATCTATTTGGCATAAAGAGAAGCCTAGATTGTATTATCTGGTAAAAGGCAACTTTCCCAGTTACACTACTCCAAAAAGACTTCTACTAAAAGGGAGTGTAAAATTTTATATGCAGCCTTACATTAATTCCCCAAAAGGAACTTCCAAATTATATAGCGACATCTTTTCATCAGGATGCAGGTTAAATTACTACTTCATTTGTAAAGAGATGATGTGTCAGACCTCTTTCCTTGTTCAAGAACAGATAAGTTTTTAGGAAAAAATATCATGGATTTTCCATTATACACCTATACCTAATTTAGTGGGTTGGACTTACCATACCCCAAAGAACCAGCATGGATGTCATTTTGGACTTACCATACCCCAAAGAACCAGCATGGATGTCATTCTCATTCTACAAAGTTGAATTCATTTCTACCCAATAGCCTAAGTCCCAGGATGAGTAAATGAATTGGGCTATTGTGCAAGCATGAATGGTTTGCTGAGAAAGTTCGCTACTCCATTAAACAATAAATTAGCTAACTACAACATTATTATGCGGGCTAGGGTGGTCACTTCAGCACCTACCTTAATTAATTCTATTGTCGAATACAGTGGTTCAAGTGCATCCAACATACCTTTTCCCAGTAGATATAGCCATTACTACTTGCAAAAATTACACCATATGTCATTATGGCAATAGTGTTTGTTAACGCCAGACAAGATCTTGGTTTCAAGATGAGAACTAAGTACTAAAACAATGTGAACAGCATTGGTACAGGTGTCTATTAGTACCCTTTTGTAACACCAATCTTTCCATGCTAGTCGTAGATAAGTTAAAAGCTATTGAGTCGAAAGGTTACAGTGGCAAGTAGCACTGGTATTAAATCCGTTATAACAACACAAGGACTTTGCTCATGGAAATCATACATTAACAATCAAATTAAGTCATGTCAACCTTCAAAATACTTTTTCTCAAAGAAATCTGGAACAAAAGTTAATAAGGGGCTTCCCGAAGATGAAGCGACACCAGAACCTAGAAACAAAATACTGCCACGGTAACACAGGGCAAAGTAAAGATATGGCCTTTTTTTAAGATATAAAACCCATATGCACATTCTAGACAATGCATCCTAACAGCTTTCATGCCCACCCCCTCACCCCAGTTTCCAAGTAATTATCTAAAAAAATCTCAGAGGACTAAGATGACCTATTATAAACAAGTAAATTTCAATTACTTTCATCATACATAACATTTGGATACATTATGACACAGACACACTATCATAATGATTTAAGCACAAAACTTTTTTGGTAACATTGTCTATAATACATTGTTTATGATATGTCATATCTTTACTCTGTGGACACAAAAATTAATTATAGCATAACAGCAAAAATATTATGCTTCACACAGCCTTGCAGACACACTGGCACGTCAAAACACGCACAAGCTAATTTTCACCAAAACTATGTGCTATATCCAGCGTTCCAAAACTACACCAGAGCAAGACATACAATTTCAAATGACGGTGTGCTAAAACCCATGCAACTAATTTCTACCAAAAGTAAGCAACTACGTCCAGACTCCAAAACTAGAATCAGAGCAACACATCCCAATATCCAAACAACAAATATAAACATGCGCAAGTCACAGCCACGCCAGCACGGGAAAACCCCATGCAACTCAATTTCTACCAGTATTAAGCGCGCCCTTTCAAGCCTCGGCACATCCCGATTTCTTGACAACAAACCACAAACTCGCATACCTAGGATAACCTAACAGAACAACCCCGGCCAACCAAAATCTTGGGAATTTACTGAGTATCCCCACAATCCAATCTATG contains:
- the LOC125540124 gene encoding cullin-3A-like encodes the protein MNPQRKRIPKIEPFKHRVEVDPKFFDKSWKKLDDAIREIYNHNASGLSFEELYRTAYNMVLHKHGGRLYDKLAENLKGHLREMGKLVEAAQGGLFLEELQRRWADHIKALQMIRDILMYMDRTFIPSSKKTPVFEHGLELWRDIVVRSPKIHGRLVDTLLELIHRERMGEMINRGLMRNTTKMLMELGSSVYQDDFERPFLEVSASFYSGESQQCIERCDCGEYLKNAEKRLAEESERVSLYMDAKTADKIANVVDKEMLSNHMQRLFLMENSGLVNMLINDKHEDLTRMYDLFKRVPDGHSTIRSLMASHVKETGKILVTDPERLRDPVDFVQRLLNEKDKYDEIVSVSFSNDKTFQNALNASFEHFINLNNRSPEFISLYVDDKLRKGVKGAANEEDIETVLDKVMMLFRYLQEKDVFEKYYKQHLAKRLLSGKTSSDEAERNMLVKLKTECGYQFTSKLESMFTDLKTSQDTMQSFYANLAGDSDGPTISVQILTTGSWPTQPCATCNLPPEILGVSEQFRAHYLGTHNGRRLTWQTNMGNADIKAAFGDRKHELNVSTYQMCVLMLFNSTDTLTYKEIEQNTAIPPVDLKRCLQSLACVKGKNVLRKEPMSKDISDSDAFHFNDKFSSKLVKVKIGTVVAQKESEPEKQETRHRVEEDRKPQIEAAIVRIMKSRRVLDHNSIVTEVTKQLQARFLPNPVVIKKRIESLIEREFLERDKVDRKLYRYLA